The proteins below are encoded in one region of Leptotrichia sp. oral taxon 218:
- a CDS encoding phospholipid phosphatase, producing MNTKKEINKNRNEKARILMMSIIAYFAVFVLKKIDIVSNYMGIVLMILLYVYANYNLINIFFISKRTTFKIYIFLFLEVIYFFTGTFSLSSIAIYLILLWILDYSIIKDEGREETPRINRFFQIYIVFKVVFIITMIFYITK from the coding sequence ATGAACACAAAAAAAGAAATAAATAAAAATAGAAATGAAAAAGCTAGGATTTTAATGATGTCAATTATCGCATATTTTGCAGTTTTTGTACTAAAAAAAATTGATATTGTATCAAATTATATGGGAATTGTACTTATGATTTTATTATATGTATATGCAAATTACAATCTTATAAATATATTTTTTATAAGCAAAAGAACGACATTTAAAATATATATTTTTCTGTTTTTAGAAGTAATTTACTTTTTTACAGGAACATTTTCATTGTCAAGTATAGCGATATATCTAATTTTACTATGGATTTTAGACTATTCCATTATAAAAGATGAAGGGCGTGAAGAAACTCCTAGAATAAATAGATTTTTTCAAATTTATATAGTGTTTAAAGTAGTTTTTATAATTACAATGATATTTTATATAACAAAATAA
- a CDS encoding site-specific integrase, giving the protein MEKDLKKETKFENKEKLKLKKKNDILIKEFLNFLEFEKGDSERTLVGYKRDLSQFLDFFSKDFDEILEEDVIKFVERISEKLKKSSVLRKVSVVKSFYKFCYLNNFVTSDPTCTIKNLKKLDYLNDKNKNENKNEKKIKFLQTKKNLN; this is encoded by the coding sequence ATGGAAAAAGATTTAAAAAAAGAAACAAAATTTGAAAATAAAGAAAAATTAAAGCTAAAAAAAAAGAATGACATTTTGATAAAAGAATTTTTAAATTTTTTGGAATTTGAAAAAGGCGATTCTGAACGAACATTGGTTGGATATAAAAGGGATTTGAGTCAATTTCTTGATTTTTTTTCAAAAGATTTTGACGAAATTTTGGAAGAAGATGTGATTAAATTTGTTGAAAGAATTTCAGAAAAATTAAAAAAAAGTTCGGTTTTGAGAAAAGTGTCAGTTGTAAAATCATTTTATAAATTTTGCTACTTAAATAATTTTGTCACAAGTGACCCAACTTGTACAATTAAAAATTTGAAAAAATTGGATTATTTAAACGATAAAAATAAAAATGAAAACAAAAACGAAAAAAAAATAAAGTTTTTACAAACGAAAAAAAATCTAAATTAA
- the recN gene encoding DNA repair protein RecN, with the protein MLRELRLNNLAIIKNLDLEFSRNFVALTGETGAGKSIILDGISLLIGERSHLEMIRNGEDSLFAEGIFEITEKQKKRLNELGFEINDDEIIVTRTFDKNSKSKITVNGTRFTLSKLKEMMANIIDLVGQHEHQSLLNSEFHLNLLDRFLDIEGKNLLKEVKKSVEEIKKINLKIEEIEEQRTKLLEKKDVLEFQFNEINDLDLKINEDNELEEEYKILFNSGKISEKLEESSQWLKEGDFSILSALGKVKRNLEQLSDLSEIYGELSEKVESIVYEVEEVSYSIENFIGDVEEVNDTKLEKVVKRIDKINKLKLKYGATIEEILEYKDKILKDLNFINFENDELENLKSEKKELIKKYFEDGEKLSKMRENIAGALQNTIDIQLCDLNMESAKFQVSIQKNDEITLNGINKVEFLIKTNVGENFKPLVKIASGGEVSRIMLALKTVFSEVDNISVLIFDEIDTGISGETVRKVAQKLKELSKNTQIICVTHSPQIAGSANQQFLIKKEIENNFTETKVRELDENERIREIARIISGDNITQVSINHAKEIMEIQ; encoded by the coding sequence ATGTTAAGAGAGTTAAGATTGAATAATTTGGCAATAATAAAAAATTTGGATTTAGAATTTAGTAGAAATTTTGTTGCGCTGACTGGAGAAACTGGAGCTGGAAAATCTATTATTTTGGATGGAATATCGCTTTTAATCGGTGAGAGAAGTCATTTGGAAATGATTAGAAATGGGGAAGACAGTCTTTTTGCCGAAGGAATTTTTGAAATTACTGAAAAACAAAAAAAAAGATTGAATGAACTTGGCTTTGAAATAAATGATGACGAAATTATCGTGACTAGAACTTTTGATAAAAATTCAAAATCTAAAATTACAGTGAACGGGACAAGATTTACATTGTCGAAATTGAAGGAAATGATGGCAAACATAATAGACTTGGTCGGACAGCATGAACATCAGTCACTTTTGAATAGCGAGTTTCATTTAAACTTACTGGACAGGTTTTTGGACATTGAAGGAAAAAATTTGTTAAAAGAAGTTAAGAAAAGTGTGGAAGAAATAAAAAAAATAAACTTAAAAATTGAAGAAATTGAAGAGCAAAGGACAAAACTTTTGGAAAAAAAAGATGTTTTAGAATTTCAGTTTAACGAAATAAATGATTTAGATTTAAAAATAAATGAAGATAACGAATTGGAAGAAGAATATAAAATTTTGTTTAATTCAGGAAAAATTAGTGAAAAGCTGGAAGAGTCTTCACAGTGGTTAAAAGAAGGAGATTTTTCAATTTTGTCGGCTCTTGGGAAAGTGAAAAGAAATTTGGAGCAATTGTCAGATTTGTCAGAAATTTATGGAGAACTTTCAGAAAAAGTGGAATCCATCGTCTATGAAGTAGAAGAAGTTTCATATTCAATTGAAAACTTTATTGGAGATGTGGAAGAAGTTAATGACACGAAACTTGAAAAAGTTGTAAAAAGAATTGACAAAATTAATAAATTAAAATTAAAATATGGAGCAACGATTGAAGAAATTTTGGAATATAAAGATAAAATTTTAAAAGATTTAAATTTTATAAATTTTGAAAATGATGAACTTGAAAATTTAAAAAGTGAAAAGAAAGAACTTATAAAAAAATACTTTGAAGATGGCGAAAAATTGAGCAAAATGCGAGAAAATATAGCTGGTGCGCTTCAAAATACGATTGATATTCAACTTTGTGATTTAAATATGGAAAGTGCTAAATTTCAAGTGTCAATTCAAAAGAATGATGAAATTACACTAAACGGAATAAATAAAGTTGAATTTTTGATTAAGACAAATGTCGGGGAAAATTTTAAGCCACTTGTAAAAATTGCGTCTGGTGGGGAAGTTTCTCGGATAATGTTGGCTCTAAAAACGGTATTTTCAGAAGTTGATAATATTTCGGTACTTATTTTTGATGAGATTGATACAGGAATTTCTGGCGAAACAGTGAGAAAAGTGGCACAAAAATTAAAAGAACTTTCAAAAAATACGCAAATTATCTGTGTCACACATTCCCCACAAATTGCTGGGTCTGCAAATCAGCAGTTTTTGATAAAAAAAGAAATTGAAAATAATTTTACTGAAACTAAAGTGCGAGAACTTGATGAAAACGAGAGAATTCGTGAAATAGCAAGAATAATTTCGGGAGATAATATAACGCAAGTTTCGATTAATCATGCAAAAGAAATAATGGAAATACAATAA
- a CDS encoding NAD(+)/NADH kinase, giving the protein MEKKENVVKKVKIVKSEYANEKLLENFYNYLRESKIEEVEDVKNADLIISLGGDGTMLKASKEAIVSDTPILAINLGSLGYLVEINPENAVEMLKNYQKNENYKIENRSLLEVKYKGNTFYALNELVITKGGHEAHLIQVEVFSDGVFVNKYRADGIIVATPTGSTAYSLSAGGSIVHPNLNALTITPLSPQSLTARPIIINGCEILSFKTFSREAEVHLNIDGNLWFGIKPEDELLATLSNKKIKIIKPLNSDYFSILREKLKWGDFVL; this is encoded by the coding sequence ATGGAAAAAAAAGAAAATGTAGTAAAAAAAGTAAAAATTGTAAAAAGTGAATATGCGAATGAAAAATTGCTTGAAAATTTTTATAATTATTTGAGAGAAAGTAAAATAGAAGAAGTTGAAGATGTGAAAAATGCAGATTTGATAATTTCGCTAGGTGGAGACGGGACAATGTTGAAAGCCTCAAAAGAAGCTATTGTGTCTGATACTCCAATTCTTGCAATTAATCTTGGTTCGCTTGGATATTTAGTCGAAATAAATCCAGAAAATGCGGTTGAAATGTTAAAAAATTATCAAAAAAATGAGAATTATAAGATAGAAAACCGTTCACTTTTGGAAGTAAAATACAAGGGAAATACATTTTATGCGTTAAATGAGCTTGTTATAACAAAAGGTGGACATGAAGCGCACTTGATTCAAGTGGAAGTTTTCTCAGATGGAGTTTTTGTTAATAAATATCGTGCAGACGGAATTATTGTTGCAACACCAACTGGTTCAACTGCTTATTCTCTGTCAGCTGGTGGCTCAATTGTCCATCCAAATTTAAATGCTTTGACAATAACGCCACTTTCTCCACAAAGTTTGACTGCTAGACCTATTATTATAAATGGTTGTGAAATATTGAGCTTTAAGACATTTTCCAGAGAAGCAGAGGTTCATTTGAATATCGACGGAAATTTGTGGTTTGGAATTAAGCCAGAAGATGAGCTTTTGGCAACTTTATCGAATAAGAAAATAAAGATTATTAAACCTTTGAATAGCGATTATTTTAGTATTTTAAGGGAAAAATTGAAATGGGGAGATTTTGTTTTATAA